CTAATCGGCTGTTTTGCTACGTCTTATATCAATTTTTTTAAGATTAAGTTACTTCTGCTAATGAAGGTAGTCATTGCAGCAGGTGATAACGGTTTGTGGCTTAACATAGCTAAGTCATAAAGTTGTTCACAGAATAGCTTGATATCTTCTTTTTTATCTTCGTTTTCTTTGTGAGCAACAATATATTTCACGAGTTCATTTTTCTTGTTAAGAAGAAGCGTTTCCTCTGATTTAAACATACTTGGATCCATACCATACATACTATACATTTTAGACATTTCTTGCATTCTTCTTGAATCTTCTGGAAGAATAATAAGTGCTGATATTTCTTCTGCTTTAAGATTTTCAATTTGCACCTTTAGGTCTTCTTTTCCTAAAGAAGCTTTAAATATTTTTTCAAGACCTTCAAGAAGAGTTTTATCTTCTTCTTCATTAACAACTTCTGAACTATCTTTCATTGTATCTGTAAGGTCTGCATCAATTCTAACAAATTTAACTTCTGATTCCTTCATTTCTAATTGAGAAATAAATGGTTGATCTATATTATGTTCTAGAATTACAGCTTCCATTTCATGATCTTTAAACATTTTAATATATTGGGCTTGTTGTTTTTCATCTGAGACATAATACACCTTGTTTTCATGTTTATCCCTATTACGTTCAAGGTATTCAGATAAAATTATATGTCCATCAGCAGTTGATTTATAGAGCATTATGTCTTTAACCTTATCATAAAAGGTATCATCTTTTAAACAACCAAATTTAATAAAAGGGTTAATATCTCCCCAGAAGTTTTCATAGGTTGGTCTATCTGTATTGAAAAGGGAATTCAGTTTATCAGCAACCTTTTTAGAAATATATCCAGAGATCTTCTTAACGAAGCCGTCATTTTGCAAGAAACTTCTTGATACATTCAAAGGTAGATCAGGACAATCAATTACACCCTTTAACAACAATAAGAATTCAGGAATGACTTCTTTAATGTTATCAGCAACAAATACTTGGTTGTTATATAGTTTGATTTGTCCTTCCATATTGTCAAATTCATGGTTAAAACGTGGGAAGTATAAAATACCCTTTAGGTTAAAAGGATAATCCATATTTAAATGAATCCAGAAAAGTGGCTCTTTAAAATCCATAAAGGTTTTTCTGTAAAATTCCTTGTATTCCTCATCGCTACATTCATTTGGTTTTTTTGTATAGAGAGGTGTAGTTGTATTAAGCGGCTTAGGCTCTTCAACGACTATATTATCTTCCTCGTCTTTTTTTGGTTCTTTATTAGGGTTAGATAAATAAATTTCATATGGCATGAAGGAACAATATTTTTCTATTGTTGATCGTAGAGTGTATTCGTTTAAGAATTCCATTCCATCTTCACCAATATATAAAATAATTTCCGTACCACGTTGTTCACGAGTACCTTTTTCCATTTCAAAGTCAGTACCACCTTCACAGGTCCATTTTACTGGAGTATAATCTTCCTTGTAGGATTTGGTGTTGATTTCCACCCTATCTGCAACCATAAAAGCAGAATAAAACCCAAGACCAAAGTGTCCGATTATTTGATCGTCATTTGTCTTGTCCTTATATTGGTTTAAGAAATCTTCGGCCCCTGAAAAAGCTATTTGATTAATATATTTTTTGATTTCTTCATCTGTCATACCAAGACCATTATCTACAAAGGATAATGTTTTATTTTTGTCATCAACAATGACTTCAATTTTGTAAGAAGTATCTTCACTGATATTAACTTCTCCCAGTGTGTTTAATTTGTTCAATTTCGTTATTGCATCGCAAGCATTGGAAATTAATTCTCTAATAAAAATGTCATGATCTGAATAGAGCCATTTTTTAATAATAGGGAATATGTTCTCGCTATGGATGGATAAGCTACCTTTTTCTTTACTCATTTTAAATGAAAGCCTCCTTAAAATAATTTCTAAATTTTCTTTAAAAGTATCATACAACTAGATAGCCTACTTGTCAAGAAAAAATTAGCACTCACATTGGAAGAGTGCTAACAGAAAGCAAAACCAATTGTACTATGTAAACTTTTACGAAGTGATCAGGATATCATTTTTTGAAAAAAAACGAAGAATAGAATCATCGTAGTAATTTTCTACGGATTTATCAAGGGAAAATAGTTTGTAGTTTATGCCGGTTACTATTTTAAGGCCAGTAGAATCAAAAATTATATTTAAGTAAAAACCATTCACATCTTCAGGTTGATAAGAAGAGCTGCTCTTATTTACTAAATTTAATTTGCTTTTCTGTGAGACTACAAAAACAATTTTCATCGTTGAAGGAGTTTTGTTGCCTTTTATAATTGAAAAGACTGTTCCCTTTAACTCGGACCATTTAATATATTTTTGATCTGCAAACAATTCTTTTTCTAAGTTATCATAGAATCTTAATTGAAGTTCGCCATCAATGGTATAACCAATACCTTGTTGAAGTTCAACAGATATGACCTCAAATTCATCAAAGGTCACCTCCTTAAAAAGTTTGTTCATGAAATTTTTTATATCTTCTACTTGACGAGCAATCATTTTTCCACCAACTTTTCAAAAGCATCTAGTTCTATATTACATAAAGTACTTTCAACATGCAACTTATTTTTTTGAGTGTTTACCTTTATATGTGCAAAGAATGGGTAATTTATGATATACTATTTTTATTGACTAGAAAGCGTTATAAAAGCAATTGAAAAAAGAAAGATGTGAGGAATTTAATGAAAAAGCTTACTAGAGATTTTTATAATCAAGATAGCATTTTAGTTGCTAAACAGTTATTAGGTAAAACATTGGCACATGTTATGGGGAAAGATAAAATACATTGTCAAATTACCGATGTAGAAGCATATACCGGTATTGAGGATCGTGCTTGTCATTCATTTGGAGGACGAAGAACGAATAGAACTGAAATTCTCTGGGGTGAAGCAGGACACGCTTATATATATTTAATCTATGGGATGTATTATATGTTAAATGTAGTAGCTGAAAGGGAAGGTAACCCATGTGCTGTTTTGATAAGAGGTGTAAAACCTATGGAGCCGTTGGATACTATGAGTCAGTTTAGATATCATAAGCCATATAGTCAACTTACAAAAAGCCAAATAAATAACATGGCCAATGGACCAGGTAAGGTGTGTAAAGCATTAAACTTAAACAAGGGCCATAATGGATTGGATTTGTTAGGAGATCAGCTATATATAATAGATGCACCGCCTGTTGACGAAGGGTTAATTCATGTTGGTAAGCGAATTAATATAGATTATGCAGAAGAAGCAAAGGATTTTTTGTATAGATTTTATTTAAATTAAACGACTCAAATGTTGGAGTTAGCAATGGAGGAAAGTTAAGATGGAAAATATGGTTGTAGCAGATTTTTTAGAGTTTTTAGAAGGAGCAACAACTCCGTACCAAACAGTATTAGAGTGTGAAAAACGGTTAGTAAAAGCAGGTTTTGTTCGCTTGAACATGGAAGAAAGCTGGAGTATGACTCCAAAGGGACGGTATTATGTAATCCCTTATGATTCTATAATAATAGCATTTACAGTAGCAAATGAAATGCATAATTTAGATAGAATTAAAGTGATTGCTTCACACAATGATAGTCCATGTTTTAAAATTAAGTCTAATCCAGAAATGTTAGATGGAAATATTCTGAAACTCAATACAGAGGTATATGGTGGACCTATACTAAATACTTGGATGGATAGAACTCTTTCTATTGCAGGTAAGGTAGGGCTTAGGTCAGAGGATATATTTAAACCAATTGTTAAATATGTAGATATGAAAAAGACAATAGTAACAATACCAAATATTGCAATTCATATGAATAGAAAGGTAAATGAAGGAATTGAGTTAAATAAGCAAGTTGATCTTTTGCCTGTTTTAGGACTTTGGGACAAGGAGAAAGACAAGTCGGGCTTTCTCATTCAATTGATTTCTGATGCTGTTGGAGTTCAACCTTCTGAGGTACTAGACTTTGACTTGTATTTGTATTTGGCAGAAAAAGGAGCTGTAATTGGCGTAGACGAAGGTTTGATTTCTGCTCCAAGATTGGATAATCTAGCTATGGTATATACAAGTATTGAAGCGCTAATGAAGTCTAACAATAAGAGCGGAATTCAAATGGCAGTATGTTTTAACAATGAAGAAATAGGAAGTACCACTATAGAAGGAGCTGATTCGAGCCTCCTATCAATCATAATTCAAAGAATTATGGCAGCATTTAATAGATCTACAGAACAGTATTATAGAATGCTAAATAATTCCTTTATGATATCAGCAGATGCAGCACATGGAACGCATCCCAATGCTCCTCAAAAAGGTGACCCAACAAATGAAGTGCGTTTAAATGAAGGAATTACGATTAAAAGTAGTGCTAAAAAAAGCTATGCTACGGATTGTGAATCAGCAGCAGTATTCTTACAGTTATGTGAGAGAGCTGAGATTAAGGTACAGAGATTTGCGAATAGATCTGATATGATTGGTGGAATGACACTGGGGCCTGTTGTAAGTAAGTATTTGCCAATTAGGACAGTTGATGTTGGATTACCAATGTGGGCTATGCATTCTGCGAGAGAAGTTATAGGTTTAAAGGATTTTGTCGATAGCTTGAAAGTGTTTGAGACTTTTTATAATAGTTAGACAGGCGAATTTTAAAATTTGAGTATCAATAGGTAAAAGTAGTACCTTTTGATACTCTTCTTTTTTTAATAATTCGCTTTTTTCAGTTATTTAGGTATATTATTGGTAGTGTATACCGATGTCAGCTCCAATTACACCAACAATTTGTTTGGATTTATCATGAATCGGAATACTTATAGTCATACATGGGCTTTTTGAGATTGCAGAAATATATATGGTAGAGACATAAGGAATGCCTTTCATGCTTTCGTTGAACCAGTCGCGGACAGTAGCGTTGGCTATGCCAGCTGGAGGGTTAGAGTAGATGAAATTGCCTTTGGCATCGTTTGTCCAGATTGCTTCCATTTGATTGGAACCATTAAGGACTATGTCTAATATTTTTTTGTGGGAGTAAGTGTTAATGTCCCTTAAGTTAGGGTTCTCTTTTATAAGTACAGTAAGATTTTCAATTAAGTCAGAGACTTGCCTTTTTATTTTTTCTTTAGCGTCAGATAATAAATCAAGTTCAACTTTATCTGTAAGAGCATGTAAGCTTTTGGAAGTGTCTTTTAGATTTACTTCGAGCTTTGAAATGTCATTGGTTTTTTCATAAAGAGTATGAATGTGAGTATGAATGCTTTCTATTTCTGCTGCAACTTGGCCAGAAGAAGTTGAGCTTTCTGAAATAGTGGTGTTAAGGGTATCAAATAAAGTAAGATTACTATCGATTTTTTTACGCATACCCTGAATGTGCTCGTCAACTTCTGAGTAAGTTTCATCGATTTTTTTTAAACCATCTTGGATGATATTTGTGTTTTCAACGGCTGTCGTGACGCTAGTCTGAGTGAGCTTAGATTGTTCGATAACGTTGTGTATATCATAATCAATTTCTTCAATGATTGTGGAAATTTGATCAACAGAGTGAGAACTATTTTGTGCTAGGGTTCTAATTTGATTAGCAACTACTGAAAAGCCTGCACCAGCTTCACCAGCACGGGCAGATTCAATAGAAGCATTAAGGGATAACAATTGGGTTTGCTTGTAAAAGGCTTGAACTGTTTTCAGTATTTCCGAAATCTTAGTAGTAGAGTTGAATAATTTGTTTATGTATGCCATGCTTTCATGACTTGTAGTAGAAATATTTTCAATTAAAGCTATGATTTTTACGATTGAATCAAGTTGGGAAGAGATAATTTCTTTGGAATGAGAACTAGAAGCTTGAAGTGTCTGTGCATACTTTTGTAGTGCTTCGGTGTTCTGTGCCATTTCTTTTGATATGCTCACACTTTCTGAAACATTCGCATAACTTCGTTCATTAGCGTTCGTAAGGTTTTCTGAATTCTTAAAAATTTGCTCGGACAGTTCTTTTTGTTTGGACAGCACACCGCTAATTTCTTTTGTGGAGGAATCTATCTGTGAAGATACAACCTGCATTTCAAAAATATGGGAGAGAATTTGTTTTTGTAATTGATCAAAGGAAATTGCGATACTATTTAAATTGGTTCGGTATTCTTGAGGATTGATTTCTTCAAAATAGTTCCCATTGGCAATGGAGGTTGTTTTTTGTGTAAATGCTTTCATTGATTTTTTCATATAATGATGCCCCTTTCATACGATGGTTTGAATTTAGAATTCTATGAAGAACTTAATTTCATAGTCAAAAAAAAGAGCTGATGTACCCCTAGGGGTACAAAAGCTCCATCGCAATTTGTGTACTTCAATCATACTATAGAAAGGTAAATTAGTCAATTGGTTCATAAAAACCTAAGTTATAAAAAAGCATAGAGGTTGCACTTTGCATAAAAAAGTTATATGATAATTGATGATTGGTTTAAAATAGGAGGATGATACTTTGAAAAAGCGGATTGGATTCTTTGAAATATATTATGCGTTTTTTAAAATTGGATTATTAACAATTGGTGGTGGATACTCTATGCTTCCTACTATGGAAAAGGAAACAGTGGAGGGCAGAAATTGGTTTAATCATGAAGAATTAATCAATAGATTTGCTTTGGCTCAATCTATTCCAGGGATTATCGCAGTGAATACCTCTGTTTTATTAGGGTACAAGTTGGATAAAATTAGAGGGGCACTTGCCTCCTGCCTAGGTGTCATTTCACCATCAATACTGATTATATTAATTATCGCGAATGGATACGAAAAATTTGCGCAAAATGTATATGTCCAAAATGGATTAAAGGGTGTTAGAATTGCTGTTTTAGCCCTTTTGGTTTCCACAATCGTTAATCTTATTAGAAAATCTATTAAGGATTATTGGGGTGTTGTTTTAGCTATGAGTGCGTTTGTTGTTATTAGTTTTTTAAATGTCTCACCAATCTTCGTTATTTTAGTCGGAATAGTTGCCAGCATTTTGATTTACTATAAGAGGGGTACAGATTATGATACAAGCACTTCTTGAATTATTTATGGAGTTTTTTAGCTTAGGTATTTTTAGCTATGGTGGAGGATTGGCTATTTTGGTTTTGCTTCAAGAAAAGTCAGTAGAGTTAGGTTGGCTAACGCTAGAACAATTCGCTGATGTAGTTGCCATCTCGCAGTCTACGCCAGGACCGATTGCAATTAATTTGGCAACCTTTGTTGGTTATTTCCAAGGAAGTATATTGGGGTCACTTGTTGCAACTATAGCAGTTATATTACCAGGGTTTGTCATATCTATCATTGTGGCAAAATTTATGGATAGATTCAATGAAAAACCTATCGTGAAAGCTACCTTGAAGGGACTAAGGGCTATTGTTATTGGATTGATTGCTACTGCCATTTTAAATATAGCATATGTAACTATTATTGATCTCAAGGCGTACAAAGTCACTCGTTATATTGGAGATTTGGTTGAACTAAAATCCTTGATTGTTTTTGGATTGTTGGTTTTTCTATCTATTAAATTTAAAAAACACCCCATATATTATATACTACCAGCAGGTGTTGTTGGTTTGTTTTTATGGCAATAAGGAGGAATGAATATGAAATACTGTTTAGATTTACATACCCATACAATAGCAAGTGGACATGCTTATAGTTCTCTTCAAGAAATGGTTGCTATGGCAAAACAAAAGGGTTTACAGCTATTAGGTATATCTGATCATGCACCAGGTATGCCAGGAAGTACTTATATCTACTATTTTCAAAACCTAAGAGTTGTTCCTGAAGAAATAGATGGAGTAAGAGTTTTAAAAGGTGTGGAGGCGAACATCATTGATCATCAAGGTACAATCGATATGAGTGTGAGCGATTTAAAGCAATTAAATTATGTTATTGCAAGTATGCATATGCCATGTCTGAGACCCTCAACTAAAAAAAGCAACACTCGTGCACTCATTAAAACCATGGGAAATCCATATGTAAATATTATTGGACATCCTGATGATCTAAGATACCAGATGGATTATGAAGAAATCGTTATTGCAGCAAAGGCTAACAATGTTTTGTTAGAAGTTAATAATGCATCCTTAAATCCGAAGGGCTTTAGGAGTGATGCAATTGTTGCAACTAGACAAATATTAGAGTTATGTATGAAACATAATCACCCTGTTATTCTAGGAAGTGATGCTCATATTTCCTTTGATGTTGGTAATTTCAAGTATTGTTTGCCTGTCTTTGAGGAGATTGGATTTCCAGAGGAGTTAATCGTCAATAGATCAATAGAGGAGTTGTTTAAATTTTTATCCTAAGAGAAAAAATAGTTCTTTACGTTAGTGCTCTAAAATGTTAATATCATCTTATATGACAAATTAATCGGGGTATAAAAGAATTATAGGTAAAGGAGCTGTGTAAATGAGCAAGAATATAAAGAGTCACGAAATAGATAAGCTTTTTGAAGCAATATTAACGTTGGAAAATGTAAAAGAATGTTATGACTTTTTTGAAGATATTTGTACTGTAAATGAATTGCATGCGTTGGCACAAAGATTACATGTTGCTAAAATGCTAAGAGAACAAAACACTTATTTGGAAATTGCAGAAAAGACAGGTGCTTCTACTGCAACGATAAGTAGAGTGAATCGATCATTGAATTATGGAAATGATGGGTATGACATGGTGTTTGCTAGAATTTAACCGAATGGAAGCCCCCACTTCTTAAATGGGGGAATTCATTCCAACATCGGTGGGGGTGGGGGCCCCCACTGATGTGCAAGCGAAGCTTGCATTAGGTTACGAAACCGTAGTGAATGCGGAGATTTTGTAACATTGACAATGATATACAAATTTAGTAAGCTGTCTAAATTCAGACGGCTTATTTTTTCATATATTGGTTAAACTATTGTAAGAAATTGTGACTTGGGATACAGAAATGTTTGACATGTCATGGTATAGTGATAATAACTTGAGAACAATTCATGAAGGAATGGTTCTATGATGAAATAGATTTAATTGGAGGTAATATTATGGGTTTTAAAATAACAGATATGGTAACTTGGGTAGGTAAGATTGATTGGGACTTAGAAACGTTTCATGGAGAGGAATATTCAACACATAAAGGGACTTCTTATAATTCTTATTTAATTAAGGATGAGAAGACTGTATTGATTGATACGGTCTGGGAACCTTATTCAAAGGAATTTATTACAAATTTAAAGAAGGAAGTAGATCTTAATACGATTGATTATATTGTTTTAAATCATGCTGAAAGTGATCATAGTGGGGCAATCGTAGAATTGCTTAGAGAAATACCAAATACACCTATATATTGTACGAAAAATGGTGTTAGGAGTTTGAAGGGACATTATCATCAGGATTGGAATTTTGTTGAGGTTAAAACTGGAGATACATTAGATCTTGGGAAAAATAAGCTGGTATTTGTTGAAGCTAAAATGCTTCACTGGCCGGATTCGATGTTTGTATATTTGACAGGTGAAAATATTTTATTTAGCAATGATGCTTTTGGTCAACATTATGCTTCTGAGATGATGTATAATGATAAAGTGGATCAGGCAGAGCTTTACAATGAAGCAATTAAGTACTACGCAAATATTTTAACGCCGTTTAGCAAATTTGTTGTAAAGAAAATAGAAGAAGTGGTTGGATTTAATCTTCCTGTTGACATGATCTGTCCAAGTCATGGTATAATATGGAGAGATAATCCGTTGCAAATAGTGACTAAGTATATGGAATGGGCGAAGGATTATCAAGAAAATCAAATAACCATTATATATGACACTATGTGGAAAGGTACTCGTCGAATGGCGGAAACCATAGCAGAGGGTATTAAGTCCATGGATCAAGATGTTGAGATCAAGCTTCATCATTCCGGTAAACAGGATAAGAACGATATAATCACTGATATTTTTAAGTCTAAAATGGTGCTTTTTGGGTCACCAACGATTAACAAAGGCATTGCATCATCACTACCTTTACTATTTGAAATTATAAAAGGTCTTGAGTTTAAGAATAAGAAAGGTGCAGCATTTGGTACGTATGGTTGGAGTGGTGAATCGGTTGAAGTTATTAACCATGAGCTAGAAAAGGCAGGCTTTGAGGTCGTAAATGAAGGGATAAAAGCGCTTTGGAATCCAGATGAAGAAGCATTAGAAAAATGTAGAGAGTTCGGAAAAGCTCTGGTAGGACGCTAGAAGTTTTGATTCCGATTTCTAAATAAAAAAGATAAAGAGGAGGAAATTTAAAATGGACAAATATGTATGTACAGTATGCGGGTATGTTTATGATCCAGTAGAAGGAGACCCAGATAGCGGTGTAGCTCCAGGAACGAGCTTTGAAGATATTCCTGAAGATTGGGTTTGCCCACTGTGTGGTGTAACAAAGGAAGATTTTGAAAAAGTAGAATAATAAAATGAAAACCACCTCTAGGGGTGGTTTTATATGTTATGAGGTTTTTTTGGTTTTTCTTTTTTTTCAGCTTTTTTAGGCTCTTTTTCTTTAGTTACTTCTATAGGTTTTAAATAATTATCAATCAGATGGGCTACTAGGTTTTTCTGAAGAGACGCTTGTAAGGAAAGCATGTAAATTGTTGCAATGAGCGATAATCCTTCACTATTCTTTGTAGTACTATCCGAAAAAAGCGATTGCGATATTTTAACAGTTTCTTGGATCTGCTCAGAAAATACATCGAAGTGATCAAATTGAGCTTTCGCAAGTGTATTGTAGAAGTCTTCAAGAGAAAGATCTGTAGAATCCTTTGACAATATTTTTTGTAGTGGCATTAGGATTGCCCCTATATCAGGAATCGACAGAGTAGGCTTTAAGTAAAAGATAAACAATAACATAAGCATATGATCACGAGAATATTTTTTCTTAGCTGTCGGTGGCAAAAGATGAAATTTGCTATAGTTATTGATCATTGTTTTAGTAAGTGTTTTGTCTTCATCATTGCGCTTAAACAAATCTAAGTGCTCATCCATGAAGGTAGTTACTTGGTCCATATATAAATCAATTTTTGGAATATGAGAGGCATCTAAATAATTATTAACCTTAAAATCTTGTAATAAATCTTCTATTAGTTTTACGTATTCTTTTTTTATAATGAACACCGCCTTAGTTAATCTGACATATATCAACAAACATATTATATAGTATTCAAAACTAGATTACAAGAGTCATATGATTTACAACAATAATTTTTTGACATCTATGAAGATTTGAGTGGAAGAACATATGTTTTTATGGTATTATAAAGAGTAAATATTACATATAACAAGAGGAGGACCCAATGAGTAAGTATGATTTATTAAATCCTATGCAAAAGGACGCAGTACTTAGCGCAGAAGGCCCATTATTGATACTAGCAGGGGCTGGTTCGGGAAAAACCAGAGTTTTAACACACAGAATAGCATATTTAATTGAAGAAAAGCATGTCGATCCATGGAATATTATGGCAATCACCTTTACCAATAAGGCTGCAAAGGAAATGCGAGAAAGAGTAGATAGCTTAATTGGAGAGGGAGGACAACAAGTTTGGGTTTCTACCTTTCATTCCTCCTGTGTCAGAATTCTAAGAAAATATTGTGATAAAATGGGTTATGATCGTTATTTCACTATATACGATACAGATGATTCTAAGAAAATTGTTCGAGAATGCATGAAACAGCTTAATATTGATCCTAAACAATATAAAGAATCAGCGCTTTTATCTGCGATTAATAGTGCTAAAAATGACTTAATACCTCCCCATTTATATACCATGACTACTAAGGGAGATTTTAGAAAAGAGATTTATGCTAAGGTTTATTCTCTTTATCAAGAAAAATTAAAAAAATGCAATGCTTTAGACTTTGGAGATTTGTTAGTGAAGACAGTGGAATTATTTGTAGAGCATCCAGAGGTTCTTAAAGCTTACCAGAATCAATTTAAATACATTATGGTTGATGAATATCAAGATACAAATGGTGTCCAATTTGAATTAATTAATCTGCTTGCTAAAGAGCATCACAATTTATGTGTGGTTGGAGATGATGATCAATCAATCTATAAATTCAGAGGTGCAGATATTTCCAATATATTAGATTTTGAAAAGACATATCCTAAAGCGAAGGTAATTAAGCTAGAGCAAAATTATCGTTCAACTGGAAATATATTAGAGGCTGCTAACCAGGTTATTCGCAACAATGTCGGAAGAAAATCCAAAAAACTGTGGACCGAAAAAGAAGATGGTGAAAAGATCGCTTTTAAAAGATTACCATCAGAAAAAGAAGAAGCGTTATATGTGGCAGAGCATATTATGAAAGGTGTAGAAGCGGATAAGAGTTATAAGGATTATGCACTTTTATATAGAACGAATGCCCAATCCCGTATTTTAGAAGAAAGTCTAGTACGTTTCAATATCCCTTATAAGATTGTAGGAGGAACGTCCTTCTATCAAAGAAAAGAAATTAAGGATGTCCTAGCATATCTTAAGGTTATTGCGAATGGTACAGATAATCTAGCGGTTAAGAGAATCATAAATGTGCCACGTCGTGGCATTGGAGATACAACAATAGATAAACTTCATCAGTATGCAATGAAAAATGATATGAGCTTTTTTAAGGCTTTATCAGAGGTAAGTTTCATTCCTGATTTATCCAGAGCTGAGAAAAAGATAACTGATTTTTTTCAAATGATGGTATCCTTTAGGAATCAATTAGAGACAATTAGTTTAGTTGAGTTACTTCATGAAGTGCTTGAAAAAACATCCTATAGGAAGGAATTGACTTTAGAAGATACAGATGAAGCTAAAGACCGCTTAAGTAATATCAATGAGTTGGTATCTAAGCTCACTGATTACGAGACAAATGAAGAAGAGCCAAGTCTTAATGGGTTTTTAGAAGAGGTTTCATTAATTGCTGATATAGATCAATATGATGAAAATAATGATTTTGTTGTTCTGATGACTCTTCATAGTGCAAAAGGTTTAGAGTTTCCTTACGTATTTTTAACAGGTCTTGAGGAAGGCCTATTCCCAAGCTTTATGACCATTTCTTCAGGAAGTGATGAGGATCTAGAAGAAGAAAGACGATTATGTTATGTAGGTATTACTAGGGCTGAAAAAAAATTGTGGATTACCTGTGCTAGTTCCAGAATGATCAATGGCCA
The genomic region above belongs to Firmicutes bacterium HGW-Firmicutes-1 and contains:
- a CDS encoding molecular chaperone HtpG; the encoded protein is MSKEKGSLSIHSENIFPIIKKWLYSDHDIFIRELISNACDAITKLNKLNTLGEVNISEDTSYKIEVIVDDKNKTLSFVDNGLGMTDEEIKKYINQIAFSGAEDFLNQYKDKTNDDQIIGHFGLGFYSAFMVADRVEINTKSYKEDYTPVKWTCEGGTDFEMEKGTREQRGTEIILYIGEDGMEFLNEYTLRSTIEKYCSFMPYEIYLSNPNKEPKKDEEDNIVVEEPKPLNTTTPLYTKKPNECSDEEYKEFYRKTFMDFKEPLFWIHLNMDYPFNLKGILYFPRFNHEFDNMEGQIKLYNNQVFVADNIKEVIPEFLLLLKGVIDCPDLPLNVSRSFLQNDGFVKKISGYISKKVADKLNSLFNTDRPTYENFWGDINPFIKFGCLKDDTFYDKVKDIMLYKSTADGHIILSEYLERNRDKHENKVYYVSDEKQQAQYIKMFKDHEMEAVILEHNIDQPFISQLEMKESEVKFVRIDADLTDTMKDSSEVVNEEEDKTLLEGLEKIFKASLGKEDLKVQIENLKAEEISALIILPEDSRRMQEMSKMYSMYGMDPSMFKSEETLLLNKKNELVKYIVAHKENEDKKEDIKLFCEQLYDLAMLSHKPLSPAAMTTFISRSNLILKKLI
- a CDS encoding DNA-3-methyladenine glycosylase (responsible for recognizing base lesions in the genome and initiating base excision DNA repair), with protein sequence MKKLTRDFYNQDSILVAKQLLGKTLAHVMGKDKIHCQITDVEAYTGIEDRACHSFGGRRTNRTEILWGEAGHAYIYLIYGMYYMLNVVAEREGNPCAVLIRGVKPMEPLDTMSQFRYHKPYSQLTKSQINNMANGPGKVCKALNLNKGHNGLDLLGDQLYIIDAPPVDEGLIHVGKRINIDYAEEAKDFLYRFYLN
- a CDS encoding M18 family aminopeptidase, with the protein product MENMVVADFLEFLEGATTPYQTVLECEKRLVKAGFVRLNMEESWSMTPKGRYYVIPYDSIIIAFTVANEMHNLDRIKVIASHNDSPCFKIKSNPEMLDGNILKLNTEVYGGPILNTWMDRTLSIAGKVGLRSEDIFKPIVKYVDMKKTIVTIPNIAIHMNRKVNEGIELNKQVDLLPVLGLWDKEKDKSGFLIQLISDAVGVQPSEVLDFDLYLYLAEKGAVIGVDEGLISAPRLDNLAMVYTSIEALMKSNNKSGIQMAVCFNNEEIGSTTIEGADSSLLSIIIQRIMAAFNRSTEQYYRMLNNSFMISADAAHGTHPNAPQKGDPTNEVRLNEGITIKSSAKKSYATDCESAAVFLQLCERAEIKVQRFANRSDMIGGMTLGPVVSKYLPIRTVDVGLPMWAMHSAREVIGLKDFVDSLKVFETFYNS
- a CDS encoding chromate transporter; the encoded protein is MKKRIGFFEIYYAFFKIGLLTIGGGYSMLPTMEKETVEGRNWFNHEELINRFALAQSIPGIIAVNTSVLLGYKLDKIRGALASCLGVISPSILIILIIANGYEKFAQNVYVQNGLKGVRIAVLALLVSTIVNLIRKSIKDYWGVVLAMSAFVVISFLNVSPIFVILVGIVASILIYYKRGTDYDTSTS
- a CDS encoding chromate transporter encodes the protein MIQALLELFMEFFSLGIFSYGGGLAILVLLQEKSVELGWLTLEQFADVVAISQSTPGPIAINLATFVGYFQGSILGSLVATIAVILPGFVISIIVAKFMDRFNEKPIVKATLKGLRAIVIGLIATAILNIAYVTIIDLKAYKVTRYIGDLVELKSLIVFGLLVFLSIKFKKHPIYYILPAGVVGLFLWQ
- a CDS encoding phosphatase; amino-acid sequence: MKYCLDLHTHTIASGHAYSSLQEMVAMAKQKGLQLLGISDHAPGMPGSTYIYYFQNLRVVPEEIDGVRVLKGVEANIIDHQGTIDMSVSDLKQLNYVIASMHMPCLRPSTKKSNTRALIKTMGNPYVNIIGHPDDLRYQMDYEEIVIAAKANNVLLEVNNASLNPKGFRSDAIVATRQILELCMKHNHPVILGSDAHISFDVGNFKYCLPVFEEIGFPEELIVNRSIEELFKFLS
- a CDS encoding TrpR YerC/YecD, translated to MSKNIKSHEIDKLFEAILTLENVKECYDFFEDICTVNELHALAQRLHVAKMLREQNTYLEIAEKTGASTATISRVNRSLNYGNDGYDMVFARI
- a CDS encoding MBL fold hydrolase produces the protein MGFKITDMVTWVGKIDWDLETFHGEEYSTHKGTSYNSYLIKDEKTVLIDTVWEPYSKEFITNLKKEVDLNTIDYIVLNHAESDHSGAIVELLREIPNTPIYCTKNGVRSLKGHYHQDWNFVEVKTGDTLDLGKNKLVFVEAKMLHWPDSMFVYLTGENILFSNDAFGQHYASEMMYNDKVDQAELYNEAIKYYANILTPFSKFVVKKIEEVVGFNLPVDMICPSHGIIWRDNPLQIVTKYMEWAKDYQENQITIIYDTMWKGTRRMAETIAEGIKSMDQDVEIKLHHSGKQDKNDIITDIFKSKMVLFGSPTINKGIASSLPLLFEIIKGLEFKNKKGAAFGTYGWSGESVEVINHELEKAGFEVVNEGIKALWNPDEEALEKCREFGKALVGR